One Synergistaceae bacterium genomic region harbors:
- a CDS encoding nitroreductase, with translation MNEVIRAIKERRSIRSFKPDMPERRDIDAVIEAGLYAASGKGSQAPIIIAVTRKDLRDKISRDNCKIGGWDESFDPFYGAPVILIVLAPEDNFNNVRDGSLVLGNMMLAAHSLGLGSIWINRAYEEFQTDEYRKLLADMGISGKYIGVGHCALGFIDGEPPKPAPRKSGRVYYAE, from the coding sequence ATGAACGAGGTAATCAGGGCAATAAAGGAGCGCAGGAGCATACGGAGCTTCAAGCCGGACATGCCCGAACGCAGAGACATTGACGCGGTAATAGAGGCCGGACTCTACGCGGCAAGCGGGAAAGGATCGCAGGCTCCCATAATCATAGCGGTTACACGCAAAGACCTACGGGACAAAATTTCGCGGGACAACTGCAAAATAGGCGGATGGGATGAAAGTTTTGACCCGTTCTACGGTGCGCCCGTGATTCTGATAGTCCTTGCGCCGGAAGACAATTTCAACAATGTCCGGGACGGGAGTCTTGTTCTGGGAAATATGATGCTCGCGGCTCACTCTCTCGGACTGGGAAGCATATGGATTAACCGGGCATACGAGGAATTTCAGACGGACGAATACAGGAAGCTGCTTGCGGACATGGGAATCTCCGGGAAATATATCGGTGTCGGCCACTGCGCTTTAGGCTTCATTGACGGAGAGCCGCCCAAGCCCGCGCCGAGAAAGTCGGGGAGAGTATATTACGCGGAGTAA
- a CDS encoding diaminopropionate ammonia-lyase — translation MTGNINLVHLKSISHSCRLDEMFTPGAAEKVRAFHATIPGYEPTPLVSLQNLADSLGLRSFHVKDESYRFGLSAFKCLGGSWCIANYIAERLGISESDITFGRLTREDVHRNMRGIKFVTATDGNHGRGIAWTASRLGLGSVVFMPAGTAKERLKNIQALGSEASVTNLNYDNTVQHAKYFAESHGWPWMQDTAFSGYEDIPLRIMQGYLTMAIEAAESLAEAPTHIFLQAGVGSMAGALSSFFANYYRDKPIITIIEPNKADCIFRTARANDGKLHAVTGNLDTIMAGLACGIPCTVAWELLKSHAENYISMPDYVAAEGMRVLGNPLGNDGRIISGESGASTAGFVYELMRNDALDHIRKTLKVDGHSRVLCISTEGDTDRENYRRIVWDGVYPGY, via the coding sequence ATGACAGGAAATATAAATCTCGTTCACCTCAAGAGCATTAGCCATTCATGCAGGCTTGATGAGATGTTCACGCCAGGAGCCGCCGAAAAAGTGCGGGCATTTCACGCCACAATACCCGGCTATGAGCCTACGCCGCTGGTCAGTCTCCAGAATCTTGCGGACAGTCTCGGACTCAGATCGTTTCACGTCAAAGATGAGAGCTACAGATTCGGACTCAGCGCGTTCAAGTGCTTGGGCGGAAGCTGGTGCATAGCCAACTATATCGCGGAAAGGCTCGGAATCTCTGAGAGTGATATTACGTTCGGGAGGCTCACGCGGGAGGACGTTCACAGGAACATGCGCGGGATTAAGTTTGTTACGGCGACTGACGGCAATCACGGCAGGGGAATCGCATGGACTGCCAGCAGGCTCGGACTCGGAAGCGTTGTTTTCATGCCGGCTGGGACAGCAAAAGAACGCCTCAAAAATATTCAGGCTCTAGGCTCTGAAGCGTCCGTAACAAATCTCAACTATGACAACACCGTTCAGCACGCAAAATATTTCGCGGAGTCTCACGGCTGGCCGTGGATGCAGGATACAGCGTTCAGCGGCTACGAGGATATACCGCTAAGAATCATGCAGGGCTATCTCACTATGGCGATTGAGGCCGCCGAGTCCCTCGCTGAAGCACCGACTCATATCTTCCTTCAGGCGGGAGTCGGTTCAATGGCCGGGGCTTTGTCATCGTTCTTTGCGAATTACTACAGGGACAAGCCAATAATCACGATAATAGAACCCAACAAGGCCGACTGCATATTCAGGACAGCCCGCGCAAATGACGGAAAACTTCACGCCGTAACAGGCAACCTTGACACCATCATGGCGGGACTTGCCTGCGGTATTCCGTGTACAGTCGCATGGGAATTGCTGAAGTCCCACGCAGAGAATTACATCTCAATGCCCGATTATGTTGCGGCGGAGGGAATGCGCGTTCTTGGGAATCCTCTGGGCAATGACGGCCGCATTATCTCAGGGGAGAGCGGAGCAAGCACAGCGGGATTCGTGTACGAGCTTATGAGGAATGACGCTCTTGACCACATACGCAAAACGCTGAAAGTTGACGGACATTCGCGGGTTCTGTGCATATCAACAGAGGGCGACACTGACCGTGAAAATTATCGGCGAATCGTCTGGGACGGAGTATATCCGGGATATTAA
- a CDS encoding VOC family protein produces the protein MKFRMIHENYNVQDLNRSLDFYNKALGLTEKRRKTDPEGSYIIVYIGNDESDFELELTWLRDHPEKYDIGEEEFHLAFRADDFGAAHKLHSEMGCICFENHDMGIYFIQDPDGYWLEVLPPDR, from the coding sequence ATGAAGTTCAGAATGATTCACGAGAATTACAATGTGCAAGACCTGAATCGCTCGCTTGACTTCTACAATAAGGCACTGGGACTCACAGAGAAGAGGCGCAAAACTGACCCGGAAGGCTCATACATCATTGTGTACATCGGCAATGATGAGTCAGATTTCGAGCTTGAATTAACTTGGCTCAGGGATCACCCGGAGAAATACGACATCGGCGAGGAGGAATTTCACCTTGCTTTCAGGGCTGACGATTTCGGCGCGGCGCACAAACTTCACAGCGAGATGGGCTGCATATGCTTTGAGAATCACGACATGGGAATATACTTCATTCAGGACCCGGATGGCTACTGGCTTGAAGTCCTGCCCCCCGACAGATAA
- a CDS encoding MBL fold metallo-hydrolase, with product MTRIIFALVLSIFAASCAFAGGLEVLTLVETQGQSDIGLLVGASDSLKAEYFPDGKMPSQILAFWVMAGDNGILFDAGLRAGNIPAELSTKGIDTENVKTILLTHLHGDHFGGLVNAEGRATFPNAEVYVSKPEYDYWVNELKNDAVISALKLYRVKCFAFGDEVVPGVRAIDTAGHTPGHVSFLVEYDGGKIIIAGDIMHFQTIQLPHPEVTVKYDVDPVKAVQSRKFLLDYAAWKKIPVAGMHIMLPGIISVTKSGDGYEKQ from the coding sequence ATGACAAGGATAATTTTCGCGCTCGTTCTTTCTATTTTCGCGGCCTCATGCGCATTTGCCGGGGGGCTTGAGGTTCTGACGCTCGTTGAGACTCAGGGTCAGAGCGACATCGGGCTTTTAGTCGGAGCATCGGACTCACTGAAGGCGGAATACTTCCCTGACGGAAAAATGCCGAGTCAGATTTTGGCGTTCTGGGTCATGGCCGGGGACAATGGGATTCTCTTTGACGCGGGACTAAGGGCAGGCAACATTCCCGCGGAGCTGTCGACAAAAGGAATCGACACCGAAAACGTGAAGACGATTCTTCTCACGCACCTTCACGGGGATCATTTCGGCGGACTCGTGAACGCAGAAGGCAGAGCGACATTCCCGAATGCTGAAGTGTACGTGTCAAAGCCTGAGTATGATTACTGGGTCAATGAGCTGAAGAATGACGCAGTAATCTCCGCGCTGAAGCTGTACAGGGTGAAATGCTTTGCGTTCGGCGATGAGGTTGTGCCGGGAGTGAGGGCGATAGATACGGCGGGACATACGCCCGGCCATGTCTCATTTCTCGTTGAGTATGACGGCGGAAAAATCATAATTGCAGGAGACATTATGCACTTCCAGACGATTCAGCTTCCTCATCCTGAAGTCACAGTGAAGTATGACGTTGACCCGGTGAAGGCTGTGCAGTCAAGAAAATTCCTGCTTGATTATGCGGCGTGGAAGAAAATCCCGGTCGCGGGAATGCACATCATGCTTCCGGGGATTATCAGCGTAACGAAATCGGGCGATGGCTACGAAAAACAGTAA
- a CDS encoding sel1 repeat family protein, translating into MNKKLTALAVFAAVILSCACAFADTFEEVMKRAETGDAQSQLDIAVAYFQGGGVKENHEEGAKWMLKAAENGLAKAQFGAGLMYENGEGVKQSHEETAKWYLRAAEQGYA; encoded by the coding sequence ATGAACAAAAAATTAACCGCTCTTGCAGTTTTTGCGGCAGTGATTCTTTCATGCGCGTGTGCTTTTGCCGACACATTCGAGGAAGTCATGAAGAGGGCCGAGACTGGAGACGCTCAATCACAGCTTGATATAGCGGTCGCATACTTTCAGGGCGGCGGCGTGAAGGAGAATCACGAGGAAGGCGCAAAATGGATGCTCAAAGCCGCAGAGAACGGACTCGCAAAGGCCCAGTTCGGAGCGGGGCTGATGTACGAGAACGGCGAGGGCGTAAAACAGAGTCATGAAGAGACCGCAAAATGGTACCTCAGAGCGGCGGAACAGGGATATGCCTAG
- a CDS encoding SEL1-like repeat protein, translating to MGVCYTLGRGVEQDLDAGFKWLNKAADQGDENAKKVIGKELEILCHNARNGDKDAQNVLTHFGKTW from the coding sequence ATAGGAGTCTGCTACACGTTAGGGCGCGGAGTCGAACAGGATCTTGACGCGGGATTCAAATGGCTGAACAAGGCCGCGGACCAGGGAGACGAAAACGCAAAGAAAGTTATCGGCAAAGAGCTTGAAATTCTCTGCCACAATGCCCGGAACGGAGACAAAGACGCTCAGAACGTCCTGACACATTTCGGTAAAACCTGGTAA
- a CDS encoding diaminopimelate epimerase gives MKFTKMHGCGNDYVYVNCFEEKINDPANLSVKISDRHKGIGADGLILILPTPNADAFMQLYNSDGSSDTMCGNGIRCVAKYVYEHGIVPPDKTTLTIDTPVGMRTLYLSVDGSGKVSSVRVNMGKGSATTPVPDDITVHGMGLKFVGINVGNDHAVYFTEDNPEIADIHSWPDSKFAAEGVYFETHERFPKRINSEFIDIISRNEINMRVFERGSGETMACGTGTTASVFAGVVSGKLDRDVLVHLRGGDLHIHVDDDNTCWMTGPAVEVFHGEYQE, from the coding sequence ATGAAATTCACCAAAATGCACGGCTGCGGAAATGATTACGTCTACGTAAACTGTTTCGAGGAAAAAATCAATGACCCTGCGAATCTGTCAGTCAAAATTTCAGACAGGCACAAAGGAATCGGCGCGGACGGTTTGATTCTCATTCTCCCGACACCGAACGCAGACGCTTTCATGCAGCTCTACAACTCTGACGGCTCATCTGACACAATGTGCGGGAACGGTATACGCTGTGTCGCAAAATATGTCTACGAACACGGCATAGTCCCCCCCGACAAAACGACTCTCACGATTGACACGCCTGTGGGAATGCGGACGCTCTATCTTTCTGTCGACGGCTCCGGGAAAGTCTCATCTGTCCGCGTGAATATGGGCAAAGGGAGCGCAACAACCCCTGTTCCTGATGATATTACTGTTCACGGAATGGGATTGAAGTTTGTCGGGATAAATGTCGGAAATGACCACGCTGTATATTTCACGGAGGACAATCCCGAAATCGCCGACATTCATTCATGGCCGGACTCAAAATTCGCGGCTGAGGGGGTATATTTCGAGACACACGAGAGATTTCCCAAGCGCATAAATTCCGAGTTCATCGACATAATTTCACGGAACGAAATCAACATGAGAGTGTTTGAGCGCGGATCGGGCGAGACAATGGCCTGCGGGACAGGAACAACTGCGAGCGTTTTCGCGGGAGTTGTTTCGGGGAAATTAGACCGTGATGTTCTCGTTCACCTGAGAGGCGGAGACCTGCATATTCACGTTGACGATGACAATACCTGCTGGATGACCGGCCCGGCTGTCGAGGTCTTTCACGGCGAGTATCAAGAGTAG
- a CDS encoding Glu/Leu/Phe/Val dehydrogenase, whose amino-acid sequence MVDENGRRVANNLILNTALHDFYAAADAMHLSEGLIQILSYPERRVDVSVPVTLDDGSVKVFQGFRVQHSTALGPSKGGIRYAMDVSGQECEGLAMLMTWKCSLAGIPYGGGKGGICCDPTNMSRNEKERMSRTYGARIAPIIGRWSDVPAPDMYTGGQEMVWIMDTICKMLGHFEPAMLTGKPIDYWGAPGRTEATGRGLATCAFELMRIKGLDPSKVKAAVQGFGNVGSYAAKILNEAGVKIVAISDTTGAYYNPNGINVAKAFEYINTNPGKRGRKLTGFEKEGCEKIPGNEIIGVDCDIFCPCAAQGVLNQDTADKLKAKYVFEGANSPTTPEAEDILTDKGVILVPDFLANAGGVVGSYFEWAQNLQGFTWTEEEYNNRLVKLMKDNFCKVWDFAEAKKVTMRRSAYMAAIKRVSDIVELRGVYL is encoded by the coding sequence ATGGTAGACGAAAACGGCAGAAGAGTAGCAAACAATCTCATTCTCAACACGGCACTTCATGACTTTTACGCGGCGGCGGACGCAATGCACCTCAGCGAGGGATTGATTCAGATCCTCAGCTACCCGGAGAGAAGGGTTGATGTTTCTGTGCCTGTTACGCTCGATGACGGTAGCGTGAAAGTGTTTCAGGGCTTCAGGGTTCAGCACTCTACAGCGTTAGGGCCGTCAAAGGGCGGTATTCGTTACGCAATGGACGTAAGCGGGCAGGAATGCGAGGGCCTCGCAATGCTCATGACGTGGAAATGCTCATTGGCCGGGATTCCCTACGGCGGGGGCAAGGGCGGAATTTGCTGTGATCCCACCAACATGTCAAGAAACGAGAAAGAAAGAATGTCGCGCACTTACGGAGCAAGAATCGCACCCATCATCGGCAGGTGGTCGGACGTTCCCGCGCCTGACATGTATACGGGCGGCCAAGAAATGGTCTGGATCATGGATACCATCTGCAAAATGCTGGGACACTTTGAGCCGGCCATGCTCACGGGAAAGCCCATCGACTACTGGGGCGCGCCGGGCAGGACTGAGGCGACCGGGAGAGGACTCGCAACATGCGCGTTTGAGCTTATGCGGATTAAGGGGCTTGACCCGTCAAAAGTGAAGGCGGCCGTTCAGGGGTTCGGCAACGTGGGAAGCTACGCGGCGAAAATCCTCAATGAGGCCGGAGTCAAAATCGTGGCAATCAGCGACACAACCGGCGCATACTACAACCCGAACGGAATCAATGTCGCAAAGGCTTTCGAGTACATTAACACGAATCCCGGCAAGAGAGGCAGAAAGCTCACAGGCTTTGAGAAGGAAGGCTGCGAGAAGATTCCGGGCAATGAGATTATCGGGGTTGACTGTGATATATTCTGCCCGTGCGCGGCTCAGGGAGTATTGAATCAGGACACGGCCGACAAGCTGAAGGCAAAATACGTTTTCGAGGGCGCGAACTCACCCACGACTCCCGAAGCTGAAGACATACTCACCGACAAAGGCGTGATTCTTGTGCCGGACTTCCTCGCGAACGCGGGCGGCGTTGTAGGGTCATACTTTGAGTGGGCGCAGAATTTGCAGGGGTTCACATGGACTGAGGAAGAGTACAACAACAGGCTCGTGAAGCTCATGAAGGATAATTTCTGCAAGGTCTGGGATTTCGCAGAGGCAAAGAAAGTAACAATGAGGCGTTCGGCATACATGGCCGCGATAAAGAGGGTATCAGACATCGTAGAGCTTCGCGGCGTATACCTGTAA
- a CDS encoding PaaI family thioesterase, giving the protein MAEEIKINREALMTLKNDIECKTGFRFVKIEDGVAVSELDLQEDHFNPYGIPYGGVLFTMADDTAGVAFISAGGYGVTINGHVDYLRGSRNAQKLICTAKVRKAGKRIFYIDADIVNEKGDDLCRFKFVFFNFEPDEGAK; this is encoded by the coding sequence ATGGCAGAAGAAATAAAGATTAACCGCGAGGCATTAATGACGCTGAAAAATGATATTGAGTGCAAGACGGGCTTCCGTTTCGTGAAAATTGAAGACGGAGTCGCAGTCAGCGAGCTTGATTTACAGGAGGATCACTTCAACCCCTACGGAATACCCTACGGAGGCGTGTTATTCACGATGGCGGATGACACAGCCGGAGTCGCTTTCATAAGCGCGGGCGGGTACGGTGTAACCATCAACGGACATGTAGACTACCTGAGAGGCTCACGGAACGCGCAGAAGCTAATCTGCACCGCCAAAGTCAGGAAGGCCGGAAAAAGAATATTCTACATTGACGCTGATATAGTGAATGAGAAGGGGGACGACCTTTGCCGATTCAAGTTCGTTTTCTTCAACTTTGAGCCGGACGAGGGAGCGAAATAA
- a CDS encoding 2-hydroxyacyl-CoA dehydratase, whose amino-acid sequence MLSLPKNFETFNDARKKSFMALYSAKESGKKVIGTFCSYTPVEIINAAGAISVGLCGKSEQGIAEAETVLPKTICPLIKASYGMAFTDQCPYFYFSDAIIAETTCDGKKKMYELMNKIKPVHVLNLPQSRTQAYALEMWTEEMRKTARFLEELFGVTITDEKLREAIRYRNRLRRAIVDLYEVAKQNPSPVSGYEISTVAESADFHFTDDDLIAKIEGITREMKTRVRNDNGAKRPRVLITGCPNAGVRDKIIKRLEELGADYVCADICSGPRVQKFMVDENAEDPYRAIAERYLKINCSVMTPNEARFDDIRESAKEYQADGVIEIVLHGCHTFAVEAFTTAGVVQNELGLPYLRLDTDFSQSDKGQIETRLEAFIEIMTAAA is encoded by the coding sequence TTGCTATCACTTCCGAAAAATTTTGAGACATTCAACGATGCCCGCAAAAAATCTTTCATGGCACTCTACAGCGCAAAAGAGTCCGGGAAAAAAGTAATCGGAACATTCTGCTCATACACTCCCGTAGAAATCATCAACGCCGCCGGAGCAATCTCCGTAGGTTTGTGCGGGAAATCCGAGCAGGGAATCGCAGAGGCTGAGACAGTCCTGCCGAAAACGATATGCCCGCTCATAAAAGCCAGCTACGGAATGGCATTCACGGATCAATGCCCGTACTTTTATTTCTCAGACGCGATAATAGCCGAGACAACTTGCGACGGGAAAAAGAAAATGTACGAGCTTATGAACAAGATTAAGCCCGTTCACGTTCTGAACCTTCCGCAAAGCCGGACTCAGGCATACGCGCTTGAAATGTGGACTGAGGAAATGAGGAAGACAGCCCGATTTCTTGAGGAGCTATTCGGAGTAACAATCACTGACGAAAAATTACGGGAGGCAATAAGATACCGCAACAGACTCCGCCGTGCAATCGTTGACTTGTACGAGGTCGCAAAGCAGAATCCCTCGCCCGTTTCAGGCTACGAGATTTCGACAGTAGCAGAGAGCGCAGATTTTCACTTTACGGATGATGACTTGATAGCGAAAATTGAAGGCATTACCCGCGAAATGAAGACACGAGTCCGCAATGACAACGGCGCGAAACGTCCCCGCGTATTAATCACAGGCTGCCCGAACGCAGGAGTCCGCGACAAAATCATAAAGCGGCTTGAGGAACTCGGAGCTGATTATGTCTGCGCGGATATATGCTCAGGCCCTCGCGTCCAAAAGTTTATGGTAGACGAGAACGCAGAAGACCCCTACAGGGCAATCGCAGAACGCTATCTGAAGATTAATTGCTCCGTAATGACACCGAACGAGGCAAGATTTGACGACATTCGCGAGTCGGCAAAAGAATACCAAGCTGACGGAGTAATTGAGATCGTGCTTCACGGCTGCCACACGTTTGCGGTTGAGGCATTCACGACGGCGGGAGTCGTGCAGAATGAATTAGGGCTACCGTATCTGAGACTCGACACGGATTTTTCGCAGTCCGACAAAGGACAGATTGAGACGCGCCTCGAAGCGTTTATCGAAATCATGACAGCCGCGGCGTGA
- a CDS encoding ABC transporter substrate-binding protein codes for MKRLIAGIFAVLFVVTGALAMTPEEELEAWKKEPAYGKKIKVGYNGGLCTGTLGLTHAKGFYAAEGLDVELVRYQGDTVTLGDALGTGKIDIAGGHIATLLVPAANGVQMKFTTGMHTGCKSLCVLADSPYKTTKDLIGKTIAITTAIGGSDSNITMRFLLRDGIDPVRGVKFKTTDSGAAVLAMQNGEVAAALLSDQFIQKFLENGTLRIIRSITFDDDFKNETCCIFAVSKNIVENSPITARKLTQAHENCRKWIMANREEAVKLMLENKWASGKFDKVLAFYNTLDYSVTDETTEATLRKVIDDYKTCGILNKNYDTEETLARVWDGVLMKK; via the coding sequence ATGAAGAGATTAATTGCGGGAATTTTTGCAGTATTGTTTGTTGTTACGGGCGCGCTTGCTATGACACCTGAAGAGGAGCTTGAAGCGTGGAAGAAGGAGCCTGCTTACGGCAAGAAAATCAAAGTCGGCTACAACGGCGGACTCTGCACAGGGACTCTCGGCCTGACTCACGCGAAAGGCTTTTACGCGGCGGAAGGTCTTGACGTTGAGTTAGTGCGCTATCAGGGCGACACGGTAACACTCGGCGACGCTCTCGGAACGGGTAAGATTGACATTGCCGGGGGACATATCGCGACTCTTCTTGTGCCTGCGGCTAACGGCGTTCAGATGAAGTTCACGACGGGAATGCACACGGGCTGCAAATCGCTGTGTGTATTGGCCGACTCACCCTACAAGACAACGAAAGACTTAATCGGCAAAACGATAGCCATCACAACGGCAATCGGCGGGTCAGACTCGAACATCACAATGAGATTCTTACTACGTGATGGTATTGACCCTGTGCGGGGCGTGAAGTTCAAGACGACAGACTCAGGGGCGGCGGTGCTTGCCATGCAGAACGGGGAAGTAGCCGCGGCGTTACTCAGTGATCAGTTCATACAGAAATTTCTTGAGAACGGGACATTGAGAATTATCCGCTCGATTACGTTCGATGATGATTTCAAGAATGAGACCTGCTGTATATTCGCGGTGTCAAAAAACATTGTCGAGAACAGCCCGATTACCGCCCGGAAATTAACACAGGCTCACGAGAACTGCCGCAAATGGATAATGGCGAACCGCGAGGAGGCCGTAAAATTAATGCTCGAAAACAAATGGGCATCTGGCAAATTTGACAAGGTGCTTGCATTCTACAACACGCTTGATTACTCAGTAACAGATGAGACTACAGAAGCGACGCTCCGAAAAGTCATTGACGACTACAAGACCTGCGGAATCCTCAACAAGAATTACGACACAGAAGAGACACTCGCCCGCGTCTGGGACGGAGTACTCATGAAGAAATAA
- a CDS encoding ABC transporter ATP-binding protein has translation MNHLELSHVHKSFARTEGEDVTQALEDINFSVHDGEFLSIVGPSGCGKSTIMRLIAGLIFPTAGTITLNGEIIRGTDTWRGMVFQKPTLFPWLTAEENLHFTARMQGRRRDSQYMAEAERLLEMAGLADFRNDYPHQLSGGMAQRLALIRTMINNPKVFLLDEPLGALDAFTRMNMQDEILRLWQTSKHIVLMVTHDIDEAIYLGTRILVMAPRPGRVRADLVNDMPYPRVRTSDEFLQWRKKVLGMLDFGQKNTKEV, from the coding sequence ATGAATCATCTTGAGCTTTCACACGTCCACAAAAGTTTTGCACGCACTGAGGGAGAAGACGTTACACAGGCACTTGAGGACATAAATTTTTCGGTGCATGACGGCGAATTTCTGTCTATTGTCGGGCCTTCAGGGTGCGGAAAATCAACGATAATGCGCCTAATTGCCGGACTCATTTTCCCGACAGCAGGAACAATCACGCTCAACGGCGAAATCATCAGAGGCACTGACACCTGGCGCGGAATGGTATTTCAGAAGCCTACATTATTCCCCTGGCTTACGGCTGAAGAGAACCTGCACTTTACAGCGCGTATGCAGGGACGGAGGCGCGACTCTCAATACATGGCCGAGGCTGAAAGGCTCTTAGAGATGGCCGGGCTTGCTGATTTCAGGAACGATTACCCGCACCAGTTATCCGGCGGAATGGCTCAGAGGCTCGCATTAATCCGAACGATGATAAACAATCCCAAAGTGTTTTTGCTTGACGAACCGCTCGGAGCTTTGGACGCATTCACGCGAATGAATATGCAGGACGAAATATTACGCCTGTGGCAGACCTCAAAGCATATTGTCCTGATGGTAACGCATGACATTGACGAGGCTATATATCTTGGGACTCGTATTCTTGTGATGGCACCGAGACCGGGAAGAGTCCGCGCTGACCTGGTAAATGATATGCCGTACCCGCGAGTCAGGACAAGCGATGAGTTTTTGCAGTGGCGGAAAAAAGTGTTGGGAATGCTCGATTTCGGGCAGAAAAATACAAAGGAGGTATAA
- a CDS encoding ABC transporter permease subunit, translating to MHKKTSGADVLSHLTRERLAELESRPKTPLRVFMDYVICFMPVIFGLLALAEYLYIPNLKGNKSTSTYTYFLAILIAIAGMYFVMSFFSKKIFLVLRYKAPFYAFIFVLLAAYDYMTLKTGKLVLPYFTWTDEILNAIIDDRAYLLDCTINSLKLLFTGYFSGAFLGIVTGVACGCSRNADYWISPFMKLVGAIPSPTWIPIVMVIASTLFSGAVFIIALGVWYSLTIATMTGIRNIDKSYYDAAKTLGASRIRLVLNVAVPFAVPNILQGLTQGMSTACLTLITAEMVGVESGLGWYVSWQRSWAQYGKMYAAIVVLCIVFIAVNWGLSAVKRRLLRWQEGMTE from the coding sequence ATGCACAAAAAAACTTCCGGGGCTGATGTCCTGAGTCATTTGACGCGGGAGAGACTCGCCGAGCTTGAGAGCAGGCCGAAAACGCCCCTGCGTGTATTTATGGATTACGTGATATGCTTCATGCCCGTGATATTCGGACTATTGGCACTCGCTGAATATCTCTATATTCCGAACCTGAAGGGCAACAAATCAACGTCAACATATACATATTTCCTTGCGATTCTGATTGCGATTGCGGGAATGTATTTCGTGATGTCATTCTTCAGCAAGAAAATATTTCTCGTTCTCAGGTACAAAGCCCCGTTCTACGCATTTATATTTGTGTTATTGGCGGCCTATGACTATATGACGCTCAAGACCGGGAAATTAGTCCTGCCATATTTCACGTGGACGGACGAAATTTTGAACGCAATTATTGATGACCGGGCTTATCTTTTGGACTGCACAATAAATTCTCTCAAGCTGTTATTCACGGGCTATTTTTCGGGGGCGTTTCTGGGAATTGTTACGGGAGTCGCCTGCGGGTGTTCGAGGAACGCGGACTATTGGATTTCCCCTTTCATGAAACTTGTCGGAGCTATTCCCTCGCCTACATGGATTCCGATCGTCATGGTGATTGCGTCAACGTTATTCAGCGGTGCGGTGTTCATTATTGCGCTGGGCGTGTGGTACTCCCTGACTATCGCGACAATGACGGGTATACGCAACATCGACAAATCATATTATGACGCGGCAAAAACTCTCGGAGCGAGCCGGATTCGCCTTGTGCTGAATGTCGCAGTCCCTTTCGCCGTGCCGAATATCCTTCAGGGACTCACGCAGGGAATGAGTACGGCATGTTTGACGCTAATCACGGCTGAGATGGTCGGGGTTGAGTCGGGACTCGGCTGGTATGTCTCATGGCAAAGGAGCTGGGCGCAGTACGGGAAAATGTACGCGGCCATTGTCGTGCTATGTATCGTATTTATCGCGGTCAACTGGGGACTCAGTGCCGTAAAACGCAGGCTGTTGCGCTGGCAGGAGGGTATGACGGAATGA